The genomic DNA CAAACTTGGCCCGCAGCCCGGCGGTGAGCGCGGCAAGCGCGGGCGGCTCGGGGTGGAAGCGGGCGATGCTGCCCCCCTGCCCCCGCACCCGCGTCGCGTGGCCGTCAAAGGGGCCGAGCGTAGCGCGCAGGTCGGTGCCCGGCGCGACAGCGGCCCAGATGAGCCCGCCGCCCCAGTCGAGCATCACCTTCGCGCCCTCGGGCAGCCGCGCCGCGAGGCCGGGCGCGTCGGAGGGCTTGCAATGCAGCCGCCAGACATCCTCTTCCCCGCCCGCGAAGCGCTCCACATCGCGGAACCAGGGCCAGTCATGGGTGTCGCTCAGGGTGGTCTCGACCTCACCGAAGGGGGCGAGATGCGCCTTCAGCCGGTCGAGCCGGTAGGTGACCGACGCCTGCATTCCCTCGATCCGCAGCTGCGTCGAGGGCCGGTCATTGGCTGAGAGGTCGGTATGGCAGGCCGCCGTCACCTCCCATGGCGTGCCCAGCGCGGCGCTCATCGCCGCCACCGCATCGCCCACCGAAAGCCCGTCGATGGAAAGCACGCCCGCCACCTCGGGCTTCGGCAGCACCTTCAGCGACACCTCCGTCAACACCCCAAGCGTGCCGTGGCTTCCGGCCATCAGCTTCACCAGATCGTAGCCGGTAACATTCTTCATCACCCGCCCGCCGTTCTGCACCACGCGGCCCGCGCCATCGACAAAACGCACCCCAAGCAGGAAATCCCGCGCCGCGCCCACAGAAACCCGCCGGGGGCCGCTGGCATTGGCCGCCACGACGCCGCCAATGGTGCTCTCTCCCTCGGTGCCGAGCAGCCCGCGCATGTCGGGCACCTCGAAGGCCAGCCGCTGCCCTTCCGCCGCCAGCGCCGCCTCGATCTCTGCCACCGGCGTGCCTGCCTGCGCCACCAGCGTCAGCGCGCCCGGCTCGTAGAGCGAAATGCCGCGCCCCGCGTAGCGCAGCGCCGCGCCCTCGGCCACGATCCCGCGCGTGCCGCCACCGCGCACCGAGACTGGCGATCCCGCGCCTGCAAGCGCCTCTGCCAGTTCCGCCTCGCTTGCCGGCTCCATGATGCTCAACCTGTTCATTTTCTTGCTCTAAATATCCAATCCCGACCCAGCAGCGCTCACGCCGCCTGTTCCGGCGCGCGCCGCCGCCCCGCAGAGACCGTCAGCGGAAACACCTTGGCCGGGTTCAGGATCCAGCCCGCATCGAACACGTCTTTTACGTCCATCTGCGCGGCCAGATCATCGGGGCGATATTGCACCTCCATCAGGTCGCGCTTCTCGATGCCCACGCCATGCTCGCCTGTCAGGCAACCGCCGACCTCGACGCAGAGCTTGAGGATCTCGGCACCGAATTGCTCGCAGAGCTCCAGCTGCCCCTCCTCGTTGGCGTTGAACAGGATCAGCGGGTGCATGTTGCCATCCCCGGCGTGGAAGACGTTGGCGACCTCCAGCCCGAACTCCTCGCTCATCTCCCCAATGCGGCGCAGCACGCGCGGCAGTTCGCTGACCGGGATGGTGCCATCAAGGCACATGTAGTCGTTGATCTGGCCCATCGCGCCGAAGGCCGATTTGCGCCCCAGCCAGATGCGGGCGCTTTCGTCGGCGCTTGCGCTTTGGCGCAATTCCACCGGGTTCAGCTCTTCAGCGATGCCGCAGATCAGTGCCAGCTGCGCGTCAATCTCGGCCTCCGAGCCTTCGACCTCCACGATCAGGAGCGCCTCGCAATCAGGGTAGCCCGCCCCGGCGAAGGCCTCGGTGGCGCGGATGCAGGGGCGGTCCATAAACTCGATGGCCACGGGCAGCACGCCCGCCTTGATGATGTTGGTCACGCATTGGCCCGCCACTTCGGAGCTGTCGAAACCGATCAGCACGGGCCGCGCGCCCTCGGGCTTGGGCAGGATCCGCAGCCAGGCTTCAGTGACCACGCCAAGCTGGCCTTCGGAGCCGCAGATGAGGCCGAGCAGGTCGAGGCCGTTCGCGTCCATCCACGGGCCACCGACCTTGGTGATCGTGCCATCGGCCAGCACCATCGTCACGCCGAGCAGGTTGTTGGTGGTCACGCCGTACTTGAGGCAATGCGCGCCGCCGGAGTTCATGGCGATGTTGCCCGCGATGGCGCAGGCGAGTTGGCTCGACGGGTCGGGGGCATAGAAGAAGCCATCGGCCTCCACCGCGCCTGTGACGCTCAGGTTGGTGCGCCCGGTTTGCACATGCACGTAGCGGTCGGGGTAGTTGCTTTCGAGCACCTCGGCCATGCGGGCGACGCCGAGGATGACGCAATCCGCCGTGGGCAGCGCCCCACCCGCCAGCGAAGTGCCCGCGCCGCGCGGCACCACGGGCACGCCTTCCTCGTGGCACACCTTCAGCGCAGCGGAGACCTCTTCGGTGGTGGAGGGCAGCACCACGGCAAGCGGCGGGCACTTGTAGGCGGTGAGCGCGTCGCACTCATAGGCCCGCACCTCCTCCTCCGCGTCGATCACGCCGCCGGGCAGGGCCGCGCGCAGGCGGGCGACGATCCGGGCCTTACGGGCGAGGATTTGCGGATCTGGCTGGGGCATTTCCATGGGCGCGGCTCCCTCCCTTGCTGAATTGGTCAGAAAATATAACCAATTTTGCCATCTGGCAACCGGCGCTGGCGCGACATAGGGTCCGGCCATGGATCTGATGCCGCTTCTTGCCCCTTTCACCAGCACCGATGGCGTTGCCGTCGCGCTCATTCTGACGCTTTGGGCCGGGCTGGGCTGGGTGGTGGAGCACCCGCCTGCGGGCAAGCCCTCGGTTTCGGTTTTGATGCAGGAGTACCGCCGCAACTGGCTGCGCGAGCATATCACCCGGCAGCCACGCATCTTTGACGCCACCATTCTGGGCAGCCTGCGGCAGGGCACCACGTTTTTTGCCTCCGCCTGCATGATCTCAATCGGTGGCGGGCTGGCGGTGATCGGCAATCCCGAGCAACTGACCGGCCTTGCCGAAGACCTCTCGCTTGGCACCACCTCTACGCTGGCCTTCGAGGTTAAGATCACGCTGATCCTGTTTTTCCTCGCC from Oceanicola sp. D3 includes the following:
- a CDS encoding FAD-linked oxidase C-terminal domain-containing protein, with the protein product MEMPQPDPQILARKARIVARLRAALPGGVIDAEEEVRAYECDALTAYKCPPLAVVLPSTTEEVSAALKVCHEEGVPVVPRGAGTSLAGGALPTADCVILGVARMAEVLESNYPDRYVHVQTGRTNLSVTGAVEADGFFYAPDPSSQLACAIAGNIAMNSGGAHCLKYGVTTNNLLGVTMVLADGTITKVGGPWMDANGLDLLGLICGSEGQLGVVTEAWLRILPKPEGARPVLIGFDSSEVAGQCVTNIIKAGVLPVAIEFMDRPCIRATEAFAGAGYPDCEALLIVEVEGSEAEIDAQLALICGIAEELNPVELRQSASADESARIWLGRKSAFGAMGQINDYMCLDGTIPVSELPRVLRRIGEMSEEFGLEVANVFHAGDGNMHPLILFNANEEGQLELCEQFGAEILKLCVEVGGCLTGEHGVGIEKRDLMEVQYRPDDLAAQMDVKDVFDAGWILNPAKVFPLTVSAGRRRAPEQAA
- a CDS encoding FAD-binding protein, which encodes MEPASEAELAEALAGAGSPVSVRGGGTRGIVAEGAALRYAGRGISLYEPGALTLVAQAGTPVAEIEAALAAEGQRLAFEVPDMRGLLGTEGESTIGGVVAANASGPRRVSVGAARDFLLGVRFVDGAGRVVQNGGRVMKNVTGYDLVKLMAGSHGTLGVLTEVSLKVLPKPEVAGVLSIDGLSVGDAVAAMSAALGTPWEVTAACHTDLSANDRPSTQLRIEGMQASVTYRLDRLKAHLAPFGEVETTLSDTHDWPWFRDVERFAGGEEDVWRLHCKPSDAPGLAARLPEGAKVMLDWGGGLIWAAVAPGTDLRATLGPFDGHATRVRGQGGSIARFHPEPPALAALTAGLRAKFDPRGILNRGLMA
- a CDS encoding DUF599 domain-containing protein; its protein translation is MDLMPLLAPFTSTDGVAVALILTLWAGLGWVVEHPPAGKPSVSVLMQEYRRNWLREHITRQPRIFDATILGSLRQGTTFFASACMISIGGGLAVIGNPEQLTGLAEDLSLGTTSTLAFEVKITLILFFLANAFLKFVWAHRLFGYTSVVMGAIPNDQDDPSTYPRAAKAAEINIAAAKSFNRGMRSIYFALGALGWLVGPWGLGLGAVVTSVVIWRREFWSQSREVLMQPDN